In the genome of Paenibacillus sp. FSL R5-0766, one region contains:
- the dnaA gene encoding chromosomal replication initiator protein DnaA: protein MDSHTSDLWQQILSIIQNKLSKPSFDTWFKATKATKLNDRSIVISAPTTFAVEWLESRYTKLVGSTVYELLGKQVDVKFVIEENKPVEPDPQLPAPTPTVVQEEAVLSMLNPKYTFDTFVIGPGNRFAHAASLAVAEAPAKAYNPLFLYGGVGLGKTHLMHAIGHYVLEHDPGSKVVYLSSEKFTNEFINSIRDNRGESFRNKYRSVDILLIDDIQFLAGKESTQEEFFHTFNALHEERKQIIISSDRPPKEIPTLEERLRSRFEWGLITDIQPPDLETRIAILRKKARAENLDIPNEAMMYIANQIDTNIRELEGALIRVVAYSSLTNQDVTTHLAAEALKDIIPSSRPKMITIHDIQQKVGEYYSLKLEDFKARKRTKAVAFPRQIAMYLSRELTDFSLPKIGEAFGGRDHTTVIHAHEKISQAIKNDQDLYKVINNLTEKIKNPT from the coding sequence GTGGACAGCCATACTTCTGATTTATGGCAGCAAATTTTATCAATCATACAAAACAAACTCAGCAAACCCAGCTTTGACACCTGGTTCAAAGCAACCAAAGCCACCAAGCTGAATGACCGTTCAATCGTCATTTCCGCACCAACCACGTTTGCCGTCGAATGGCTGGAGAGCCGTTACACCAAATTGGTTGGCTCGACGGTATACGAGCTGCTTGGCAAGCAAGTCGATGTGAAATTTGTCATCGAAGAGAACAAGCCTGTTGAACCGGATCCGCAACTGCCAGCACCAACGCCTACAGTTGTACAGGAAGAAGCGGTACTCAGCATGCTGAATCCGAAATATACGTTCGATACATTTGTCATCGGGCCGGGCAACCGTTTTGCCCATGCCGCATCGCTGGCGGTCGCTGAAGCGCCCGCCAAAGCTTACAACCCTCTCTTTCTGTATGGAGGGGTAGGTCTCGGTAAAACTCACTTGATGCATGCGATCGGACATTATGTTCTGGAGCATGATCCGGGCAGCAAAGTCGTTTATTTGTCGTCTGAGAAATTCACGAACGAATTCATTAACTCGATCCGTGACAACCGCGGGGAGAGCTTCCGTAACAAATACCGGAGCGTCGACATTTTGCTCATTGATGATATTCAGTTTTTGGCGGGAAAAGAATCAACACAAGAGGAATTTTTCCATACGTTTAATGCGCTGCATGAGGAACGGAAGCAGATCATCATCTCCAGCGACAGACCACCAAAGGAAATTCCGACACTGGAAGAACGGCTTCGTTCTCGCTTTGAATGGGGGTTAATTACGGATATCCAGCCTCCAGATTTGGAGACGAGGATTGCAATTTTGCGTAAAAAGGCACGTGCGGAAAACTTGGATATTCCGAATGAAGCGATGATGTACATTGCCAACCAGATTGACACCAACATTCGTGAACTGGAAGGCGCCCTGATTCGGGTCGTTGCTTATTCTTCACTGACTAATCAAGATGTAACCACTCATCTGGCAGCTGAAGCACTGAAGGATATTATTCCGTCCAGTCGTCCCAAAATGATCACTATTCATGACATCCAACAAAAGGTCGGCGAGTATTATAGCCTTAAGCTTGAAGATTTCAAAGCACGGAAACGGACCAAGGCAGTTGCTTTTCCAAGACAGATTGCCATGTATCTCTCTCGTGAACTGACAGACTTTTCTCTGCCCAAAATTGGGGAAGCATTCGGAGGACGAGATCACACCACTGTCATACATGCTCACGAAAAGATCTCCCAAGCGATTAAAAACGATCAGGATCTCTATAAAGTTATCAACAACTTAACCGAAAAAATTAAGAATCCAACCTGA